Proteins encoded together in one Micromonospora auratinigra window:
- a CDS encoding ATP-binding protein, with the protein MDATFRPLTTPRGLELDIVTGPGVPTRLHTDEQRLRQVLRNLVSNAVKFTEQGQVQLRIERAAPAELPAGVAATETVLAFRVVDTGIGIAEQHLTAIFDAFQQADGTTSRRYGGTGLGLSISREIAQLLGGQITAQSVLGRGSTFTLYLPASLPGALPAESVGGPLAVGGTESDPERWVARQQRRVLVLEPREKGLLTLLTRGAVAETGGPVEVGTAVDAPSAVGLLRAARHHLLVVQLEPSEDVGAALLTALHDGDLAGLPVLAYHGQPLAPGQETLLRGLAADRPLEIISSLDELRERVVLHLSAENAERVVPFAAPAADRAPAAGPAAPDLAGRKVLVVDDDARNVFALTNILELHGLDVVYAENGRKGIETLMRHDDIDLVLMDVMMPEMDGYAATAAIRAMPRYAQLPIIAVTAKAMRGDREKSISSGASDYVTKPVDAEDLLTCIHRWLSS; encoded by the coding sequence GTGGACGCCACCTTCCGTCCGCTGACCACCCCGCGCGGGCTGGAGCTGGACATCGTCACCGGTCCGGGCGTGCCGACCCGGCTGCACACCGACGAGCAGCGGCTGCGGCAGGTGCTGCGCAACCTGGTCTCCAACGCGGTCAAGTTCACCGAGCAGGGGCAGGTCCAGCTGCGCATCGAGCGGGCCGCTCCGGCGGAGCTGCCGGCGGGCGTGGCGGCGACGGAGACGGTGCTCGCGTTCCGGGTCGTCGACACCGGCATCGGCATCGCCGAGCAGCACCTGACGGCGATCTTCGACGCGTTCCAGCAGGCCGACGGCACCACCAGCCGGCGTTACGGCGGCACCGGCCTCGGCCTGTCCATCAGCCGGGAGATCGCCCAGCTGCTCGGCGGGCAGATCACCGCACAGAGCGTGCTGGGCCGGGGCAGCACCTTCACCCTCTACCTGCCGGCGTCCCTGCCCGGCGCGTTGCCCGCCGAGAGTGTCGGCGGCCCGCTCGCGGTCGGCGGGACCGAGTCGGACCCCGAGCGCTGGGTGGCCCGGCAGCAGCGCCGGGTGCTGGTGCTCGAACCGCGCGAGAAGGGCCTGCTCACCCTGCTCACCCGGGGCGCGGTCGCCGAGACCGGGGGGCCGGTGGAGGTGGGCACGGCGGTGGACGCCCCCTCGGCCGTCGGCCTGCTCCGGGCGGCGCGGCACCACCTGCTCGTGGTGCAGCTCGAACCGTCCGAGGACGTCGGCGCGGCGCTGCTGACCGCCCTGCACGACGGTGACCTGGCCGGCCTGCCGGTGCTGGCCTACCACGGGCAGCCGCTCGCCCCGGGGCAGGAGACCCTGCTGCGGGGGCTCGCGGCCGATCGCCCGCTGGAGATCATCAGCAGCCTCGACGAGCTGCGGGAACGGGTGGTGCTGCACCTGTCCGCGGAGAACGCCGAGCGGGTGGTGCCGTTCGCCGCCCCGGCCGCCGACCGGGCCCCGGCCGCCGGTCCGGCCGCCCCGGACCTCGCCGGCCGCAAGGTGCTCGTGGTCGACGACGACGCGCGCAACGTGTTCGCCCTGACCAACATCCTGGAACTGCACGGCCTCGACGTGGTCTACGCCGAGAACGGCCGCAAGGGCATCGAGACGCTGATGCGGCACGACGACATCGACCTCGTGCTGATGGACGTGATGATGCCCGAGATGGACGGGTACGCGGCCACGGCGGCGATCCGCGCCATGCCGCGCTACGCCCAGCTGCCGATCATCGCGGTGACCGCGAAGGCGATGCGGGGTGACCGGGAGAAGAGCATCTCCTCGGGTGCGAGCGACTACGTCACCAAGCCGGTGGACGCGGAGGACCTGCTGACCTGCATCCACCGCTGGCTGAGCAGTTGA
- a CDS encoding SigB/SigF/SigG family RNA polymerase sigma factor: MTTTMIAPTTTEVHRAAATGEETRASELINALAALPAGHPERANLRNQVIEAWLPLANHLAARYSGRGEPAGDLAQTAALGLIKAVDRFDASRGVDFAGFAIPTILGEIKRHFRDRTWNIRVPRRLQELRLRISEANSTLTQTLNRAPTVADIAGHLDITEEEVLEGLEGARAYNAVSLSTPIGDGDSATELGDTLGTEDNEYELAELRASLGPALATLDEREQKILTLRFYGNLTQSEIAAQVGVSQMHVSRLLARALTKLRGHLTEA; encoded by the coding sequence ATGACCACGACGATGATCGCGCCGACGACCACCGAGGTGCACCGCGCTGCGGCGACCGGCGAGGAGACCCGCGCCAGCGAGCTGATCAACGCGCTCGCCGCCCTGCCGGCCGGGCACCCGGAGCGGGCGAACCTGCGCAACCAGGTCATCGAGGCGTGGCTGCCGCTGGCCAACCACCTCGCCGCCCGTTACAGCGGCCGCGGTGAGCCGGCCGGCGACCTGGCCCAGACCGCCGCCCTCGGCCTGATCAAGGCGGTGGACCGGTTCGACGCCTCCCGGGGCGTCGACTTCGCCGGCTTCGCCATCCCGACCATCCTGGGCGAGATCAAGCGCCACTTCCGCGACCGCACCTGGAACATCCGGGTCCCGCGTCGCCTCCAGGAGCTGCGGCTGCGCATCTCCGAGGCGAACAGCACCCTCACCCAGACCCTGAACCGGGCGCCCACCGTCGCCGACATCGCCGGCCACCTCGACATCACCGAGGAAGAGGTGCTGGAGGGCCTGGAAGGCGCCCGCGCGTACAACGCCGTCTCGCTCTCCACCCCGATCGGCGACGGCGACAGCGCCACCGAGCTCGGCGACACCCTCGGCACCGAGGACAACGAGTACGAGCTGGCCGAGCTGCGCGCCTCGCTCGGCCCGGCGCTGGCCACCCTCGACGAGCGTGAGCAGAAGATCCTCACCCTGCGCTTCTACGGCAACCTGACGCAGAGCGAGATCGCCGCGCAGGTCGGCGTGTCCCAGATGCACGTCTCCCGGCTGCTGGCCCGGGCGCTGACCAAGCTGCGCGGTCACCTGACCGAGGCCTGA
- a CDS encoding GerMN domain-containing protein — MRRRLVTVLLPVALLAGCGVPVDDAPRPVSAPPGVVPSRTGTATADPDGRVDETLCFVREDGLAAVTRRVDGVSGVDSHLQHLLAGPDPAERDRGLATALPGTITVAGATVAGSLVTVDVREAGEETGRSDDVLAFGQIVCTLTQRPEVDSVSFRRDGQPLEVPRADGSLSALPLTAADYRPLLRR, encoded by the coding sequence ATGCGTCGCCGGCTCGTGACGGTCCTGCTGCCCGTGGCCCTGCTCGCCGGCTGCGGCGTACCGGTCGACGACGCGCCGCGACCGGTGTCCGCGCCGCCCGGGGTGGTGCCCAGCCGGACCGGCACGGCCACCGCGGATCCGGACGGACGCGTCGACGAGACGCTCTGCTTCGTGCGGGAGGACGGGTTGGCGGCGGTGACCCGACGGGTCGACGGCGTGTCGGGCGTCGACAGTCACCTCCAGCACCTGCTGGCCGGTCCGGACCCGGCGGAACGGGACCGGGGCCTGGCCACCGCCCTGCCCGGCACGATCACGGTCGCCGGTGCGACGGTGGCCGGCAGTCTGGTGACCGTCGACGTCCGGGAGGCCGGCGAGGAGACCGGTCGCAGCGACGACGTCCTCGCGTTCGGCCAGATCGTCTGCACGCTGACCCAGCGGCCCGAGGTGGACAGCGTCTCGTTCCGGCGCGACGGTCAGCCGTTGGAGGTGCCCCGGGCGGACGGTTCGCTCTCCGCGCTGCCGCTCACCGCCGCGGACTACCGCCCGCTGCTGCGCCGGTGA
- a CDS encoding sensor histidine kinase: MTRLGLRARVTAGFAVGALLLALAMALFSYDLTRRSLLDERERAAVRAAHYDALVVRSGLDTDTPDVVAVLRSLDTGSSRRPLLHLPDGWYARNAEMGGGVVPVALQRMVADGQPGVQRIRVDGQPTLLVGVPLADGVGYYELTSLREVEQTFQVVGLALTAVAIMVAGAGAALGWYATRHSLRPLTAVADAAERIAAGDFATRLESTTDPDLTRLSTSFNHMVDQVVRRAERDRRFAADVSHELRSPLQTLAAAASVLTRRRDHQDERTATAAGLVADEVARFQRLVDDLIQLARTEQPAQREPVDVAALARAVCRARSLPERLVQVPAGTPVRWRLDRRRVEQILLNLLDNAIRYGGGPVAVRLSVRDGATGVIDVDDDGPGVPDADRESIFDRFVRGRAAHARAGTDGTGLGLALVAQHAVAHGGRAEVLDRHPGARFRVELGRVR, from the coding sequence AACGCGCCGCGGTGCGGGCCGCCCACTACGACGCCCTCGTGGTCCGCTCCGGGCTGGACACCGACACCCCCGACGTGGTGGCGGTGCTGCGCAGCCTGGACACCGGCAGCAGCCGCCGGCCGCTGCTGCACCTGCCCGACGGCTGGTACGCCCGCAACGCCGAGATGGGGGGCGGGGTGGTCCCGGTCGCGCTGCAACGGATGGTCGCCGACGGGCAGCCGGGGGTGCAGCGGATCCGCGTCGACGGGCAGCCGACCCTGCTGGTCGGCGTCCCGCTCGCCGACGGGGTGGGCTACTACGAGCTGACCTCGCTGCGCGAGGTCGAACAGACCTTCCAGGTGGTGGGGCTGGCGCTGACCGCCGTGGCGATCATGGTGGCCGGGGCCGGCGCCGCGCTCGGCTGGTACGCCACCCGGCACAGCCTGCGCCCGCTGACCGCGGTGGCGGACGCCGCCGAGCGGATCGCCGCGGGCGACTTCGCCACCCGGCTGGAGTCCACCACCGATCCGGACCTGACCCGGCTCTCCACCTCCTTCAACCACATGGTCGACCAGGTGGTACGGCGCGCCGAGCGGGACCGCCGGTTCGCCGCCGACGTGAGTCACGAGCTGCGTTCCCCGTTGCAGACCCTGGCCGCCGCCGCCAGCGTGCTGACCCGGCGCCGGGACCACCAGGACGAGCGGACGGCGACCGCCGCCGGGCTGGTGGCCGACGAGGTGGCCCGGTTCCAGCGACTGGTCGACGACCTGATCCAGTTGGCCCGCACCGAGCAGCCGGCGCAGCGGGAGCCGGTGGACGTCGCCGCGCTGGCGCGGGCCGTCTGCCGGGCCCGGTCCCTGCCGGAGCGCCTGGTCCAGGTGCCCGCCGGAACTCCCGTCCGGTGGCGGCTCGACCGGCGACGGGTCGAGCAGATCCTGCTCAACCTGCTCGACAACGCGATCCGGTACGGCGGCGGTCCGGTCGCCGTGCGGCTGTCGGTGCGCGACGGCGCGACGGGGGTGATCGACGTGGACGACGACGGCCCCGGGGTGCCCGACGCCGACCGGGAGAGCATCTTCGACCGCTTCGTGCGGGGGCGGGCCGCGCACGCCCGGGCCGGCACGGACGGCACGGGACTCGGCCTGGCCCTGGTCGCCCAGCACGCGGTCGCCCACGGGGGCCGGGCCGAGGTGCTCGACCGGCATCCCGGCGCCCGGTTCCGGGTCGAGTTGGGCCGGGTGCGGTGA